The stretch of DNA GGAGCTCTGAATCTGTGAATTGTGCCCGCCCCTTTGTACACTAAATTTTGTCCGTTATCCCGTATATTTTCATCATCAATCCCGGCGAAGGCCTCGTCCAGGGAAATAATGTTAGGCGCTTCGGGATAACA from Desulfoscipio gibsoniae DSM 7213 encodes:
- a CDS encoding SbcC/MukB-like Walker B domain-containing protein, with product MYIPLFAATSHYNDCYPEAPNIISLDEAFAGIDDENIRDNGQNLVYKGAGTIHRFRAPKRPTSTLPPTCYYRTFLQNLI